Proteins encoded within one genomic window of Mycobacteriales bacterium:
- a CDS encoding alpha/beta hydrolase: MAITETVDDIIVRTHQVTGGGGVQLHVEETGNQSGQPVLFIHGLSQSRLAWNRQLHSELTRDLRLVALDLRGHGESDRPTDAYGESDLWAQDVAAVIRSLDLERPILSGWSYGGVVICDYLSRFGEDRVGGVHLVGAVSRLGEPVLPFLGPRFLAVIPGLFSTDAEESVTSLRTFGRLLTREPLTPEDSYIVLGTAATAPPRVRQGLLNRTLEYDGLLAGLRIPALITHGLEDEVILPAMGRHNASIIPHARTSYYPHVGHAPFWEDPDRFNAELRTFAASL; the protein is encoded by the coding sequence ATGGCGATCACCGAAACGGTCGACGACATCATCGTCCGGACTCATCAGGTCACCGGAGGCGGGGGCGTGCAACTGCACGTCGAGGAGACCGGCAATCAGTCGGGGCAGCCAGTGCTCTTCATCCACGGGCTCTCGCAGTCCCGGCTCGCGTGGAATCGCCAGCTGCACTCAGAGCTCACCCGTGACCTCAGGCTGGTGGCTCTCGACCTGCGCGGTCACGGGGAATCGGACCGACCCACCGACGCGTACGGGGAATCCGACCTGTGGGCGCAGGACGTGGCCGCGGTGATCCGATCCCTGGACCTGGAGCGGCCGATCCTGAGTGGCTGGTCGTACGGCGGCGTTGTGATCTGCGACTATCTCAGTCGTTTCGGCGAGGACCGGGTCGGCGGAGTTCATCTGGTCGGAGCGGTCTCCCGCCTCGGCGAGCCGGTCCTGCCCTTCCTGGGGCCGCGGTTCCTCGCCGTCATTCCCGGCCTCTTCTCCACCGACGCGGAGGAGAGCGTGACCTCCCTGCGGACCTTCGGTCGCTTGCTCACGCGCGAGCCCCTGACCCCCGAGGATTCCTACATCGTCCTGGGAACCGCCGCCACCGCACCGCCACGCGTCCGGCAAGGACTGCTGAACCGGACGCTCGAGTACGACGGCCTGCTCGCCGGGCTTCGTATACCCGCCCTGATCACCCACGGGCTCGAGGACGAGGTCATCCTGCCGGCCATGGGACGCCACAATGCGAGCATCATCCCGCACGCGCGGACCTCGTACTATCCCCACGTCGGGCATGCGCCGTTCTGGGAAGACCCGGACCGCTTCAACGCCGAGTTGCGCACCTTCGCCGCCTCGCTGTGA